A region of uncultured Anaeromusa sp. DNA encodes the following proteins:
- a CDS encoding hydrogenase, with protein sequence MSLLSMLLLASALTLLRVTALKTAVIILFLQSLLLSGVCLYAGLSQNESHLFIAAILTLLIKGLLIPYSLRRLVQRLKTEKETHPILSPNMSFFAGGLLLMLSHGLLSTALPASSGRDILSTAITLVLLGLLLLMIRRQAPLQIVGLVTLENGLYLLGLSITGGLPLVIELGIFLDLLVAVIVLVVLTRRLKYSFQTTDTSVLKNLKG encoded by the coding sequence CTTTTGCTGGCATCGGCTCTAACTCTGCTACGTGTAACCGCGCTTAAAACCGCAGTTATCATTCTTTTTTTGCAATCGCTGCTCCTTAGCGGCGTATGCTTGTATGCCGGCCTTTCCCAAAATGAAAGTCATCTTTTCATCGCCGCTATTCTGACTTTGCTCATCAAAGGACTGCTCATCCCATACAGCCTGCGCCGCCTGGTGCAACGCCTTAAAACGGAAAAAGAAACGCACCCAATTTTATCACCCAATATGTCTTTTTTCGCCGGCGGCCTCTTGCTCATGCTTTCGCACGGCTTGCTTTCCACGGCTTTGCCCGCTTCCAGCGGCAGAGACATCCTCTCTACCGCCATTACCTTAGTGCTGTTGGGTTTGCTGCTTTTGATGATCCGCCGTCAGGCGCCGCTGCAAATCGTCGGCCTTGTCACCTTGGAAAACGGTCTTTATCTGTTGGGTCTTTCCATCACTGGCGGCTTGCCTTTAGTAATTGAACTGGGGATTTTCCTGGATCTTCTCGTAGCTGTCATTGTCCTGGTAGTCCTCACGCGGCGTCTAAAATATTCCTTCCAGACCACTGATACATCAGTATTAAAAAACCTCAAAGGATGA